The Haloterrigena turkmenica DSM 5511 genome includes the window ACGATCCGGCGGTCAGTGGGGCGACCACTGTCTGGACGACCATGGAAACGAGCCCCCCCGTGGCCGCGAACGCGAGGACGACGGCACCGGTGACAACGGCACCGCCGCCGACCACCGAGAGCACGTCCTTCCCGCCGTTTCGCTGGTACGCCATTCCGACGACCAGCAGCGCAAAAACCGCCCCAGACTGCCACGACCCGGCGCTCAGCGCCGCGGCGGCGCCGGCGAGGAACGGCCGGTCGCGGAGCGCCAGCGCGAGCGCGAGGACGCCGAAAAACAGCGCGTAGAACTGCGCTCGGACGCCTTCTGGGGAGAGGAGAAAGAGCTCCGGCACGACGAGCATCGCGAGACCGGCGGCGATCGCCGCCGCGTCGTCCCCAGTCACGTGGCGGGCGATCCACCCGACGAGCAGGACGCTCGCGGCTGCGACGAGCGTCGTGAGCGTCGCTCCGAGACCGTGCAGCACGAGCATGTTCCCGCCGGAGAGGGCGGCGAGCACGGCCGCGATTCCGAACGGAACGGGCGGGTTCACGTCCCAGACGTCGACGTACGGAACGCCGCCCTCGAGGACGTACCAGCCCGTGTGCTGGAAGAACGCCGGGTCGGTCGCGATCGTCGGCCAGTCGACGAGCAGGTACCTGCCGAAGCCGGCGACGAACAGGACGGCGACGATCGGCCCGAGGACGACGATCCAGCGGCTGTGAGTCCGGAGACGCGAACGTGTGGCCATCTCAGATCCGCTGTGAGACCTTCTTCGCGACGGCGAGGGCGCCCTGGTCCCACGCGACGCGGTGGTCCAGACCGCTTTCATCGGCCTCTTCGTCGGCCTCGTAGTTCTCGAGGTACCACTCGTAGGTCTCCACGAGCGCCTCCCGGTTGGAGTACTCGGGCTCCCAGCCGAGACCCTTCAGCTTCTCGACGGAGACGTAGGAGTCCTCGTGGGCCGTCTCGTAGACCCACGGATACAGCGGGGAGAGGTTCAGTTCGTCCAGCACGCGGAGGACCGCGACCGTGAGGAAGGCGGGCGTTCCGATGGTTCGTTTTCCCGTCCCCGCGTAGTCGATGGGGGCCTGGAAGTCCTCCTTCATCGTACCGAACTCGTCGGTACCGACGTTGAACGTGTCGTTCACCGATTCCTCGTCCTCGGTGAGCAGCAGTTCGATGGCGGTGACGAGGTCGTGGACGTGCAACAGCTGGTAGCGGTTGTTCCCCCAGCCGACGAGCGGAACGTTCGCGCCGTCCTCGATCCAGTCGAACAGCACCTGAAACACGCCGAGCCGCTGCGGCCCGACGAACGTCTTCGGGCGAACGATCGGGACGCACATCCCCATGCGGCGGAAGTCCTGACAGACCTTCTCGGCCTCGATCTTGGCCTCGCCGTAGGGGCCGACCCCGTCCAGAGGCGACTCCTCGGTGATGGGATGCGTGTCGTGGGTCCCGTACACCGCCGTCGAGGAGACGTAACAGACCCGCTCGACGTCGCGGTCGTTCGCTGCCCAGAGCACGTTTCGCGTCCCGTCGATGGTCGTCTCTCGGATGCGGTCGGCGTCCCACAGCGGGAGCGCGGCCGCCGTGTGCACCACCGCGGTGGCGTCGCTCTCCTCGAGCGCGTCGGCGACGGACGCCTCGCTTCGAACGTCTCCCTCGATGAACTCGATTCCGTCCGTGTCGTCGTTCGGCTCGAACGGCTTGAGATCGAACGCGGTGACGTCCCACCCCTGATCGCGGAAGTACTGACACGTGTGCAGGCCGAGGAATCCGGTCCCTCCAGTGACGAGAAGCGAGCCACTCGAGTCGTCGCTCTCGCGCTCACTATCGCTCATCGTGATATCACGCTGAACGTCGATACGGCGGGTCAAGAGTGTACCGAGGTGTAACGAATCCGTACAGTCACGGGCCCATTGAAACCGAGACGTCCGGCACGTGACACAGACCGTGAGGGAGTCACAGGCAAGCCGGTCCTTTTTGCCGTCATGTGAAGTCGAGGAGACAGATGGCCCGCGCCTACACCGACCGGCGTCGGTTCGTGGGAACCGTCTCCGGGCTGGTAAAGGAGACGCGTCCCTGGCAGTGGTACAAGCAGGGCATCCTGCTTCTGGGGCTCGTCTTCTCCAAGAGCCTGTTCGATCCGGTCGCCGTCACGAACGTCGTCCTCGGAATCGTCGCCTTCTGTGCCGTCGCGGGCGCGACGTACATCGGCAACGATATCCTCGACGTCGAGGAGGACCGCAACCACCCGCGGAAGAAACACCGACCGATCGCCAGCGGGCAGGTTCCGATCCCCGTGGCAGTGACGTTCGCAGTCCTGCTGTTCGTCGGCGGGCTCGGCCTCTCCTGGTACCTCGGCCCGCTGTTCCTCCTCGTCGTCAGCGCGTACCTCGCACAGAACGCGCTCTACTCCGCGGTTCTGAAGGAGATCGTCATCGTCGACGTGATGGTCATCGCTATCGGGTTCGTCCTGCGGGCCGTCGCCGGCGTCGTCGCCATCGACGTCTACCTGAGCCCCTGGCTCGTCGTCTGTACGTTCCTCGGGGCGCTCATGCTCGCGCTCGGCAAGCGCCGCCACGAGATGATCGTCAGCGACGATCCGGCCGCGTCGCGCGCGACCCTCGCGGAGTACACCGAGGAGACGCTCGACCAGTTGCTCGTCGTCGTCCTCGCGGCGCTGGTCGTCTCCTACTCGCTCTACACGTTCTTCCGCGGCGACCTGTGGATGATGACCACGCTCCCGTTCGCCTTCTTCGCGGCGTTCCGCTACCACCTCCTCGCCCACACGCGGAATCTGGGCGGCGACCCGAAGTTCCTCTTCGGCGACCCCCCATTTTTCGTCAACCTCGTCCTCTGGGGGCTCCTCGTCGTCGCGGTCCTTTACGGGGTTCCGCCGCGACTCCTCGAGGTGATCGCGTGACCGTCTCACCCCGCTCCGCATCGATCCCGCCATGACACGACGATACGATCTCCAGGTGCACACGGACGCCTCGCCCTGCTCGAGCACGCCGCCCGAGCGCGTGGCCGCGGCGGCGGTCGAGGCCGGACTCAACGGCATCGCCGTCACCGACCACGACACGCTGGCCAACGTCGCCGCCGTCCGGGACGCCGCGCCGGCCGACCTCGAGGTGATCGCCGGCGTCGAAGTGACGACCACCGAGGGCCACCTGCTGGCCCTCGACGTGACGGAGGCGCCGCCTCGAGCCGATCCGCTGACGGTGATCGACCGCATCCACGAGCAGGGCGGCGTCGCCGTCCTCTCGCATCCGTTCGACGCGCTGCGACAGTGCTACGAGACGGACCTCGAGGCCCTCGCCGACGCCGTCGACGGGGTCGAAGCGGTGAACTCCCGCTGCGTTCGACGCCGGTTCAACGAGCGCGCGGCCTCGTTCGCGGCCGCCCACGACCTGCCGGCGACCGGCGGCAGCGACGCTCACTTCCCGATGGAAGTCGGCCGCGCGTACACCCGGGTCGAGGGCACCGGATCGCTCGCGGACGCAGTGCACGAGGGGCGCGTGCGGCCGGGCGGCCGCGGACGATACCTCTCGGGGCACGTCGCGACGAAACTCCACCAGTTCCGCACCGCCTCCGGTCGCGCCGTGGGGGCCCTCACGTCGGGGCGATTCCCGTGACGACGAGCGGCGAGGCCGAGGGGGTCGGTGCGACCGTCGTCGACCGCTGCTGGCGGGCCGTCCGCGAGCACGGCGTCTGGCTGACGGCGCTGCTCTCGGTCGTCGTCTTCCTCGGACTCGCCGCCTACGCGGACGTCGGCGACGTGACGAACGCCCTCGCCACCCTGCGCTGGCGGACGTTCGCGACCGTCATCGGCCTGACGACGGTCGGCTACGGCTTCCGCTTCGCCAAGTGGCACTACTACCTCCGGCGTCTCGAGGTGGACGTCCCGCTCGAGGCGAGCGCCGTCACCTTCTTCAGCGGCCTGATGATGG containing:
- a CDS encoding decaprenyl-phosphate phosphoribosyltransferase, which codes for MARAYTDRRRFVGTVSGLVKETRPWQWYKQGILLLGLVFSKSLFDPVAVTNVVLGIVAFCAVAGATYIGNDILDVEEDRNHPRKKHRPIASGQVPIPVAVTFAVLLFVGGLGLSWYLGPLFLLVVSAYLAQNALYSAVLKEIVIVDVMVIAIGFVLRAVAGVVAIDVYLSPWLVVCTFLGALMLALGKRRHEMIVSDDPAASRATLAEYTEETLDQLLVVVLAALVVSYSLYTFFRGDLWMMTTLPFAFFAAFRYHLLAHTRNLGGDPKFLFGDPPFFVNLVLWGLLVVAVLYGVPPRLLEVIA
- a CDS encoding NAD-dependent epimerase/dehydratase family protein, which gives rise to MSDSERESDDSSGSLLVTGGTGFLGLHTCQYFRDQGWDVTAFDLKPFEPNDDTDGIEFIEGDVRSEASVADALEESDATAVVHTAAALPLWDADRIRETTIDGTRNVLWAANDRDVERVCYVSSTAVYGTHDTHPITEESPLDGVGPYGEAKIEAEKVCQDFRRMGMCVPIVRPKTFVGPQRLGVFQVLFDWIEDGANVPLVGWGNNRYQLLHVHDLVTAIELLLTEDEESVNDTFNVGTDEFGTMKEDFQAPIDYAGTGKRTIGTPAFLTVAVLRVLDELNLSPLYPWVYETAHEDSYVSVEKLKGLGWEPEYSNREALVETYEWYLENYEADEEADESGLDHRVAWDQGALAVAKKVSQRI
- a CDS encoding DolP-mannose mannosyltransferase, translating into MATRSRLRTHSRWIVVLGPIVAVLFVAGFGRYLLVDWPTIATDPAFFQHTGWYVLEGGVPYVDVWDVNPPVPFGIAAVLAALSGGNMLVLHGLGATLTTLVAAASVLLVGWIARHVTGDDAAAIAAGLAMLVVPELFLLSPEGVRAQFYALFFGVLALALALRDRPFLAGAAAALSAGSWQSGAVFALLVVGMAYQRNGGKDVLSVVGGGAVVTGAVVLAFAATGGLVSMVVQTVVAPLTAGSSYTVAERVYTILLVFGYGSLLVPVALYGWARAAVRDLRERWWIPAGGSLLALQVLFVDLDGSTDALPWLAFVALGVAVAVERGTARGSPATDRRGHDATRANRNRWTAVAVVAVVGLLVLSGLVWHFGSPVPQSTLRTIQEEAEPEGEPPPITPADGDVPSMQTIYWEQIEPETCHYRLSWNEVRWVAMTDDRLDAKRCDGWPSRTDRG
- a CDS encoding PHP domain-containing protein is translated as MTRRYDLQVHTDASPCSSTPPERVAAAAVEAGLNGIAVTDHDTLANVAAVRDAAPADLEVIAGVEVTTTEGHLLALDVTEAPPRADPLTVIDRIHEQGGVAVLSHPFDALRQCYETDLEALADAVDGVEAVNSRCVRRRFNERAASFAAAHDLPATGGSDAHFPMEVGRAYTRVEGTGSLADAVHEGRVRPGGRGRYLSGHVATKLHQFRTASGRAVGALTSGRFP